GACTTTATCAGCATGCATCTGTTTCCTTGCCTTACCCCCAATTTATCCATGCTGGTCCTAGCCATAACTATCCTGTTATGAATCCACAAGCTAGTGTGCCATCTAAGTTTGACTCTATCATAACTTCTGGTTCATTCGTTGATGGCCTGAGCGCCAAACCATCATTGGTCATGCCGCCTGGCTCAAAAAAGAATCCAGTGAGTCGACCTGTTAGACACATCGGTCCACCACCTGGTTTTGGCTCTCTTCCTTCCAAGGTTGTGGATGAAGCATTCAACAGCATGCCCCAGAATGAAACTTCAATTCCTCAAACAGATGATTACAGCTGGCTTGATGGCTATCAGCTGTCTTCATCCAACCAAGGTGTTGGGTTCAGCAATTCTGGGAATCATATCGTCCCTGCATTCCCTTCTGTGAGCAATATTAATGGCTTAATGGGAACTGCTAATTTCCCTTTCCCTGGGAAGCAGGTACCAATACAAGTCCAGAGTAATAATCAGAAAGGCTGGCAGGACAATCCCTTTTCAGAACATATGCTGCACTATGAGGAGCAGCAGAAAGAATTTCAGAAAGGGAACCAACAACTTGGCTTGCCACAGCAGCAGTATCAAGGACAGTCACTTTGGGAAAGTCGTTTCTTTGTGTGAGATGATTAAGGAAGCATAGATGGCAAAGGTAATGTCTATTCCTTGTGGCAtgcatgtttatttttatactccctccgttttttaaacttactttaccaattgtgccttaaaacccatgccgtttcaaatgtttctattttttgaatacgGTGGGAGAATATACCTATATGCGGGGTCCTTGAATATATCATTACTAAGTGTTTCAGTCTAGTATCTTACTGAGTTTGGTTTCTTACACATTATGGTGATTGCCAAATTGCTGCAGCATCAAATGTTCTTGGGTGCTACATTTCGTCCGTCAATGTTTGGAAATGGGCAATGTTATTAAGTTTTAAGGGAACATTGTTGGTCTGGAGCGTTGCAGGCACCTGCTTTGCAAGAGGTCTTTCTCTCCACCTCCCCCAAACCCTAGAACCTTTTCTCTGCATTCTCTGTTTGAGGTTATGTGGAAtgacctttttttattttcttgcagCTTGTGTCGAGTTTGGCAGATGGTTTGAATGGAGCTTATAATTCAGTGAGTAATGCGCGTGGAAATCTTATAAGCTTGAATGCATTCTCTGGTCGGATCAGTTGGATAAGCCTTCAGGGATATTTGGATTGTGGTGGATGGCCTGGATGGGAATTTGTAGAAGTTCTAGCAAATCCTTTTACCTTTGTGGCTGGTGAAGTTCTTTCATCTGAAGCATTCCGTGTGTCGTCTGCCATgatgaaagtttgaaaagcttaaagtttataatattagtcTTTGGAGTCGTCAGTATGTCAACAAATGCTCTGAAGTGGAATTTGACGATTCGTAgagatttttctttcataattGAAGTTTTTCCTGGTTGATAGTTTAAATAAGAATGCGCTGATAAACGCAATAAGGTATTTCAACCTGTGTGGTTGATGGTTTTATTACAGAATCAAGACCTAATATTCTTAGGTGATTGTTTTTTCTGTCATTGTCAAGTACATTGTGATGTTACTAATTAGATGTCTGTTTATGTCACTCCATGGTTTGTTTTTGGGCTCATTGATAATTTGATACGTATCTCTTTCCTTTATGTCTTAATGTCTTTTGATTGTGATGGTACCATAAATGGTCTTGAAGCACCTTGTTCATTGGGTCGGACACAAACTCTATTTCCGACTAAGATTCACGAACATAGCTGCTTGAGAAATACAATGTGATAAGATGAAACTGTTGGAATTACTATAGTTTGTTGAGCTTTGCGAGAAGGAAGACTGTAGCAGAAGTGACAACAGGGATGAGAACTTCATTTGGGATGAGTTTTGGAGCCAGACGTTGCTTTAAGAACAAGGCTGCAGCTGGCACTCCATACAGGTAAAAGAACATATCCTTTGCTCCTCCTATGTTGGTAACCCCTGTGTCAAGAATCACTTCTTTCAAGATCTTCTGAAACTGTTCCTTTTTCAATGGTGTCCCCTCGCCTCCCCTGTGTTTCTGGAACAGAAGAACGACTTGTCTGAGATGTTATAGGAAAGAGACTATTGTTTGCACTAAAACATCAGATAAA
The nucleotide sequence above comes from Salvia hispanica cultivar TCC Black 2014 chromosome 5, UniMelb_Shisp_WGS_1.0, whole genome shotgun sequence. Encoded proteins:
- the LOC125188056 gene encoding uncharacterized protein LOC125188056, with the translated sequence MGQSLNKSGSEEKEKEIEPVILNHYDKYFSNTKDWNYADFYHAVCQIVEEINRTIGRPQFKVQEKSKLQQTYNKHRGGEGTPLKKEQFQKILKEVILDTGVTNIGGAKDMFFYLYGVPAAALFLKQRLAPKLIPNEVLIPVVTSATVFLLAKLNKL